The Thiogranum longum genome includes a region encoding these proteins:
- a CDS encoding ABC transporter permease — translation MIKPVILWTDALVFLLVVIVVAFALYARRHEHLRAPWREVVKGRIAIASLVVLAFYTLTGLLDSMHYRKALPVQNGQVEMQYAGEVVSVLDDLLGGVGTQVEKTYSAPFATTLYTRETVVDEKGVSRRIFPRLKYGGAHLENPERDRAADIARRSLKSAGQAVLVMLGLTVVLSLLLARHWTCSAREAVQRILRGKTEVPWRTGLFTLFLFALLAALIVNLASAWHVLGTDKVGKDVLYQTIKSIRTGLVIGTLTTLVMLPFAVFLGMMAGYFRGWVDDVIQYLYTTLNSIPGVLLIAASVLMMQVYMDTHPELFETMAERADLRLLFLCLILGITSWTGLCRLLRGETLKLRELDYVQAANAFGVPRLVIMVRHLLPNLMHLVLIAVVIDFSGLVLAEAVLSYVGVGVDPTTMSWGNMINRARLEMAREPMVWWSLLAAFTFMFTLVLAANLFSDAVRDAFDPRMRR, via the coding sequence ATGATCAAGCCGGTAATCCTGTGGACCGACGCGCTGGTGTTCCTGCTGGTGGTGATAGTCGTTGCTTTCGCGCTTTATGCGCGACGCCATGAACACTTGCGGGCGCCGTGGCGGGAAGTCGTCAAGGGACGTATCGCCATTGCCTCCCTGGTGGTGCTGGCGTTCTACACGTTGACCGGTCTGCTCGATTCCATGCATTACCGCAAGGCACTGCCCGTACAGAATGGCCAGGTCGAAATGCAATACGCCGGTGAAGTCGTCAGTGTTCTGGATGACCTGCTCGGTGGGGTCGGGACCCAGGTGGAGAAAACCTATTCCGCCCCGTTTGCGACAACACTATATACACGTGAAACTGTGGTCGATGAGAAGGGTGTATCACGGCGGATTTTCCCCCGCCTGAAATACGGGGGAGCGCACCTCGAAAATCCTGAACGGGATCGGGCGGCTGACATTGCCCGTCGATCCCTGAAATCTGCCGGACAGGCTGTCCTGGTGATGCTGGGGCTGACTGTAGTGCTGTCACTGTTGCTTGCCCGGCACTGGACGTGTTCCGCCAGGGAAGCCGTGCAACGTATCCTGCGCGGCAAGACAGAGGTTCCGTGGCGCACAGGACTGTTCACCCTGTTCCTGTTTGCCCTGCTTGCCGCGCTGATTGTAAACCTTGCCAGTGCCTGGCATGTCCTGGGTACCGACAAAGTGGGCAAGGATGTACTCTACCAGACCATCAAGAGCATCCGTACTGGCCTGGTCATCGGTACGCTTACCACACTGGTGATGCTGCCGTTTGCCGTGTTCCTCGGCATGATGGCCGGCTATTTCCGTGGCTGGGTCGATGACGTGATCCAGTATCTGTATACCACGCTGAACTCTATCCCCGGCGTGTTGCTGATTGCCGCCTCCGTGCTGATGATGCAGGTGTACATGGACACGCACCCGGAACTGTTTGAAACCATGGCCGAGCGTGCCGACCTGCGCCTGCTGTTCCTGTGTCTGATCCTGGGCATCACCAGCTGGACCGGGTTGTGCCGTTTGCTGCGAGGGGAAACACTCAAGCTGCGCGAACTCGATTATGTGCAGGCAGCGAATGCCTTTGGCGTACCGCGGTTGGTCATCATGGTCCGTCACCTGCTGCCGAACCTGATGCACCTGGTGCTCATTGCCGTGGTCATTGATTTCAGCGGCCTGGTGCTGGCCGAAGCGGTATTGTCCTACGTTGGTGTCGGTGTCGATCCGACCACCATGAGCTGGGGTAATATGATCAACCGTGCGCGGCTGGAAATGGCGCGTGAACCCATGGTGTGGTGGTCATTACTGGCCGCGTTCACGTTTATGTTTACCCTGGTGCTGGCAGCCAACCTGTTTTCCGACGCGGTGCGCGATGCCTTTGACCCAAGAATGCGGCGATAA
- a CDS encoding ABC transporter ATP-binding protein: MTRTLLEVKDLKVRLGSGDNAVRPVDGISFSIARGETFALLGESGCGKSMTALSLLRLLPQPAGEITAGSVKLDGEELLALPESGMRRIRGARIAMIFQEPQTSLNPVMTIGEQISESLALHKGLEGDAARQEVIRLLDAVGIPDAARRHDEYPHQLSGGMKQRVMIAMALAGDPDLLIADEPTTALDVTIQAQVLELIAALQRERGMAVLLITHDLGVVAGMADHVAVMYAGQIIEQAPRDAFYSDPHHPYSQRLFAALPDSSKREQRLTVIPGTVPPLNQVFHACRFAERCDRAWDVCRQVAPDWFDEGSDRGMRCHLADPTRSVPESATSRPDNVVEKVAATAVGAGDELLETRDLQVYFPIQKGLFRRTVGYVRAVDGVSLSIPRGKTVALVGESGCGKTTAGKGILQLLKPTGGSVCFEGTDLTVLRGEALRKRRSEFQIIFQDPFSSMNPRMNIGDIIEEGMIAQGIGGDATQRRRRTDKLLDQVGLRPEHRSRYPHQFSGGQRQRICIARALAVDPKLIVCDEPTSALDVSVQAQILNLLKDLQSELGFSYLFITHDLSVVSYLADRVAVMYLGRIVEEGSVSDVLDNAQHPYTQALLSAVPTLDKDTQREIIRLEGDLPSPANPPAGCHFHPRCPQAFDACRESYPPVVQLSEGHTARCHLLVGPEE; this comes from the coding sequence ATGACCCGGACACTCCTCGAAGTCAAAGACCTGAAAGTCCGCCTCGGCAGCGGCGACAATGCCGTGCGCCCGGTGGATGGCATAAGTTTCAGCATAGCGCGCGGCGAAACATTTGCCCTGCTGGGAGAGTCCGGTTGTGGGAAATCCATGACCGCACTGTCACTGTTACGCCTGTTACCGCAACCCGCCGGCGAGATTACTGCAGGCTCGGTAAAGCTCGACGGCGAAGAACTGCTGGCATTGCCGGAATCCGGTATGCGCCGTATACGTGGTGCGCGCATAGCCATGATCTTCCAGGAACCGCAGACCTCCCTCAACCCGGTCATGACCATCGGTGAACAAATCAGTGAAAGCCTGGCCTTGCACAAGGGGCTGGAAGGCGACGCAGCGCGACAGGAAGTGATTCGACTGCTCGATGCCGTCGGCATACCTGATGCCGCACGGCGCCATGATGAGTACCCGCACCAGCTGTCCGGGGGTATGAAACAGCGGGTGATGATTGCCATGGCACTGGCCGGTGACCCGGACCTGCTGATTGCCGACGAACCGACAACGGCGCTGGATGTCACCATCCAGGCACAGGTGCTGGAACTGATTGCAGCGTTACAACGTGAACGTGGTATGGCCGTGCTGCTGATTACACACGACCTTGGCGTGGTCGCCGGCATGGCGGATCACGTTGCAGTGATGTATGCCGGACAGATCATCGAACAGGCCCCCCGTGATGCCTTCTACAGTGACCCGCATCACCCCTACAGTCAGCGGTTATTTGCAGCGTTACCCGATAGCAGCAAGCGCGAGCAGCGGCTGACGGTGATACCCGGTACCGTGCCGCCGCTCAACCAGGTTTTCCATGCCTGCCGCTTCGCCGAGCGTTGTGACCGTGCCTGGGACGTTTGCAGGCAGGTTGCCCCTGACTGGTTTGACGAGGGAAGTGACCGTGGTATGCGTTGCCACCTTGCCGACCCGACACGCAGTGTGCCGGAATCCGCCACTTCCCGGCCGGATAACGTAGTGGAGAAGGTTGCAGCAACGGCTGTGGGTGCAGGTGACGAGCTGCTGGAAACCCGCGACCTGCAAGTGTACTTCCCGATCCAGAAAGGTCTGTTTCGCCGTACCGTGGGCTACGTGCGCGCAGTCGATGGGGTCAGCCTGTCAATTCCCCGTGGTAAAACGGTTGCACTGGTTGGTGAATCCGGGTGCGGCAAGACAACCGCCGGCAAAGGTATCCTGCAATTGCTGAAACCGACCGGTGGATCGGTCTGTTTCGAGGGCACCGACCTGACAGTATTGCGGGGGGAAGCCTTGCGCAAACGCCGCTCGGAGTTCCAGATTATTTTCCAGGATCCGTTTTCATCCATGAATCCGCGTATGAATATCGGCGACATCATCGAAGAGGGTATGATCGCGCAGGGTATCGGTGGTGATGCAACACAACGCCGCCGTCGTACCGACAAGTTGCTCGACCAGGTCGGTCTTCGCCCTGAACACCGTAGTCGCTATCCCCACCAGTTCTCCGGTGGTCAACGCCAACGTATATGCATAGCCCGTGCGCTTGCCGTCGATCCAAAACTGATTGTCTGTGATGAACCGACCAGTGCGCTGGATGTTTCAGTGCAGGCGCAGATCCTGAACCTGCTGAAAGACCTGCAAAGTGAGCTGGGGTTTTCCTACCTGTTCATTACCCATGACCTCTCGGTTGTATCCTACCTCGCCGACCGTGTGGCGGTGATGTACCTTGGGCGTATTGTGGAAGAGGGCAGCGTCAGTGATGTACTGGACAATGCGCAGCATCCGTACACGCAGGCCCTGCTGTCTGCAGTGCCGACGCTGGACAAGGATACGCAGCGCGAGATCATTCGACTGGAAGGCGACTTGCCCTCACCGGCGAATCCACCTGCCGGTTGCCATTTCCACCCCCGTTGCCCGCAGGCCTTCGATGCCTGCCGTGAGTCATATCCGCCGGTGGTGCAGTTAAGTGAAGGGCATACGGCGCGTTGCCATTTACTGGTTGGTCCGGAGGAATAA
- a CDS encoding DUF2846 domain-containing protein, which produces MRLIILISLALLASCAATGPAFTEKPAHRSDMVKVYIFRTHSRAEARSASIEIDGDKIGNLRERGYLESEIAPGKHAIESKWWFDAGVSNSQFVGDFVAGKEYFLRLYVDFLGYNTVATGMASMPVAVSGRFATGIILLDKEHALPLIRDTRLSK; this is translated from the coding sequence ATGCGGCTAATTATTTTAATATCATTAGCACTTTTAGCCTCTTGTGCTGCGACTGGTCCAGCTTTCACTGAAAAGCCAGCGCATCGAAGTGACATGGTAAAAGTATATATTTTCAGGACCCATAGTCGAGCTGAAGCACGAAGTGCATCGATCGAGATAGACGGCGATAAGATTGGCAATCTTCGTGAACGCGGATATTTAGAGTCCGAGATAGCTCCTGGCAAACATGCCATCGAATCAAAATGGTGGTTTGATGCTGGTGTATCGAATTCACAATTTGTAGGCGACTTCGTCGCGGGTAAAGAATATTTTCTCAGGTTGTACGTAGACTTTCTGGGGTATAACACAGTAGCAACAGGTATGGCATCTATGCCTGTAGCGGTATCAGGAAGATTTGCAACGGGTATAATTCTATTAGATAAAGAGCATGCACTACCACTTATAAGAGATACCAGGTTATCAAAGTGA